TGGTCTGGTGATAGAACAGCAGTTTCCCTGTCTCTCACCTCagcacctcctcttcctcttcttcctccttttctcgtcctcctcctcatctcctccctcctgctgctTGTTTACTGACTTTTATTGTCCAACGAGAGCGAGCATCACAGAACACCTGTTGAGGCGCTCTGATGATTTTCAGGTAAGTCTGTACCATCTGTGGACTGAACCAATGAAAACAGACTGCAAGTGATAATAAATACTTTTATTGATCGGTTGAACAGAAGTTGATTGACAGCATGCTGAACAGAGCTAAGGCACATGAAGctgtgaggtcagaggtcaggtggCTTCAGACTGGTTACCTGCTTCCTTTGACTCAACGGTTTTAAAAACTCACCTGAGCAGGTGAGATGCTGCATCatacacatgaaaaaataacaaactatAATTCAGTCCAATTGGGAGGCAGCTCACctggacagagaaaaaacactgacaggtcaCCTGGTTGTTCACCTGTGTGACAGGTCATCtgatacaggtcagaggtcacagcaggaggaggcgGAGTCAGAGGTCAGGACCTTTCATCAGCTCTTGGCCTGTTTCCTCTTCTGAACGAGCTCCGCCAACATCTTATAACGAATCATACACTCctcctgaaacaaacaacacaacaataaacacacaacaataaacaacacaactataaacaaacaaacttccTGTTAACGACATTATCACTGTCGCGTGACGTTTAGTCGACGTCTGTGTGTTATCTAACTTCAGGTAACAAGGTGTCCAGGTGTGTAGAGCTCAGTGAAATAGTAAAGGATAGTAGAACacagtagagacactgagctcAAATAAAATGATCTCACAGGAataaacaatagaaataaaatatttttcctttggTTGTTTGGAGAGAAACGCTGGATAATAAACCTTACGAGTTTATCTGAGGGTAAATTATGACGAATATTAATGAACTGAACTCAACTCAGCTGCACTTTAAACCACAGGTGTGTTCCTGCTCTGTTCTTCTACAGGTTTAATCAGGCTCACAGtcaggtagacagacaggtaaacaggaaGACAGGTAAACAGGTAGACTGACAGGTAGACAGGCAGACTATATACCTGTCTGTTGGTTCTCACCTTGGACTTCCCAGGGACCACTTTGGCAATGCGGTCCCAGCGTTCTGCGGTTCCTCTGGGAAACTGTTGCAGAGCTAGTTCCAGCAGTTTCTGTTGGTTCTGAGTCCAGGCGGCGGGGTCCGCCTTCTCCCCGCACTCCTGAGGttccgcctcctcctcctcaaccaCAGCCGGGTCAAAATCTCTCTGCCgacgacctctgaccttcatCTCCCCCACGTCTGCTGCCGCCACCACTGCCAAAGACTTCCTGGTCCTCCGGCGGACCGACAAAgccacttcctcctctgcctcctgctcctcctcacaggCCCCGCCCACTCTCTGAGTCATCCCACTGTCAGTAACAGGAAGTGACCTCACAGGAGGAGGTGGGCCCTTCAGCTCAGACAGCTTCACCAGCCCTGAAACGCACAAAGCACCTTGGTTAACAACAGCTGACAGTGGAACTGACTTAGTGGAGTCAGTGACAGTAGAGTCAGCAGTAGCAGAGTTTACCTGAGGTGTGGCTCACGTTGTCTTTCACCTGTTTGACTTTAGTCGTCACCTATTGGAGAAAACAGATTCTGAACTCATCATcttaaaaactacaaacaaGTTCTGATGTTAAACGGTCTCATGGACTTGATCCCTGACTCTGGACCTGATCCAGTTGACCAATGTGATTCAAACTGAACTGGTTCTGAACCAGTTTTAACAGACTTACATCAGACACCGATCGTCCCAGTTCATGAGCGATCTTTTCCCATCGACCCGGAGTTCCTCCTGGGAATTTAACCATCAACCTGCTGAGGAGGCTGAGCTCTTCTTCTGTCCAGtctgcagcctgaggacacacagacagacacgtCATCCAGGTGTGTCCACACCTGTGATCCACGTCAGTGCGGTCTGTAATATGAGAACATGTCAGACCTTCTTCCTGGCAGCTCTGCGGTCCTGCAGCCAGGCGTCCATCTGGTCCTCGATCTCCTCGATGGAGGAGGTTGGATCATAGCTCTGGTATTTCAAGTTCTCTGAGGATGGCTCGTAAACTGGAAACTCCACCTTCGGCTTCTTGACCTTCGGCCTCTTCTCTCCTGAGAGGTCAGAGTGAGAGTGGTGCATTCAGGTGCAGGTGTTACAGTCCAACATCTATCATTTTGACTGACTGTTTACTGAGTGTTTACTGAACGTTTACTTACTGTTTACTGACtgtttactgaatgtttactgACTGTTTACTGAGTGTTTACTGAACGTTTACTGACTGTTTACTGACTGTTTACTGTTAGAAACAATCAGATGCAAACTTTGTCAACAGCAGtttaaacatcatcatcatagaTCGTGTGACTCGTCGTCTGACTAGTCGCTCTTTTAACTTCCTGTCGACAGCAGTCATCAGGTTCATCACACTGAcgttcagatttttttctatgATCGTTCAATCAGTTGAAGAGCAGATACAATTTCAGTCGACCAGGATTTTCATTGATTGACTGCAGCCATGGAAACTATGGCAGCCTGGAAGGAAAAGATGTCAAAGTGTTTACTGGTCGTAGCTTCCTGTTCAGCTTcagcctcttctctctgctgctgcttcatctgCTGGTAGTCCTCATAGTACTGCTTCActtcctgaaacacacacacagccacacagatTTGGCTTCATGTTTACCAGAGGTCTGAACTATGAAGGGAGttgaacctcctctggtttaactcaggttctcaggtaaagtcggggttgacaaaccctgactgcctcgatctgtgttaaacgctACGAtggtggttcagatgtgggtcaatcgagtcggtgttaacttaatcagagttagtgcgtgttgattaaaggggcgtgcaccgtatctctcagatgaagagcgcacgttaattctgtgggtttagaggaatttaaagagactctaacgacacaatgtcaaaccaacaaagacagagagactggtcacatgttctctggattcttcatctgtaatatgagatggaaggacacagaacatatgtgatcatttctcagatacttggattacagtcaacacgtgggtcacatgtctgagaatgagctgttcctgttaatgatgttctgcctggaacactcaggctgtatatgtatgaatgtaaagctgttatgttcagtatgaacttcatgttaacagtatttcagcctcagtggaaactgaacctggatcaaatagaaaccttctataaagtggttcacattcatatttccatcattaatgctgcttggtctgtagtctacaattacaacagcctgtcactttatattgtctttcaggacaataacaccccccatttaaaggattattgaaatcgataatatgcagcactaatgatgctaaactctgctgcttgactgtgagaaagaaaattaaaataactgagagtgaaaatggaaaatgtggagcataaaaaaacaccatttattgATCCACATacctctaccatccactacatactgttattttttttttggggggggggggcaactgACGGTCCtacagagtcagcctctctctgctgattGGTAACCGGTAACACCAAGTTAACCACCACcataaactgctcggagcaATTTAGAGACTcagcgtaaattaccatggccaggtaaaacctatccacctttcatagtacaggttaatTAGGAAGGTACACCTGATGTCACCAAGTTACTCTTGAAGTTACTCTGATCAGACAGTAACCTCGCTTCATAGAACAGGCCTCAGGttacagacaggtaaacaggcaagtaaacagacagacaaacaaaccgACAGGTAAACAGgcaggtaaacagacagacaggtaagcagacagacaggtagtaTACCTGGACAGTCTGAGGCAGGTTTTTGATGGACAGGTAGAGCCAGATGCTGAGCTTCAGAGGGAGGATGTCCTGCCAATGAGGTCGGTCCTGAACcctgaagcaaaaacaaacaataaaaaacacattaaattaacaaaaatcAACCTTCATCacctcagacacacagagagagaggtgagctCTGTGTCTGATCAGGATCCAGAgctggacacacacaacacagtacCTGTCGGGCCGCTCCTGACCAATACACCTGAGCTCATCTGCAGGTCTGGAGctcaccttcttcttcttctccttcttcttcttactCAGCAGCTCGTCCTGGAAACAAGGAGGATTAATCACCTGGTCACATGACATGGCctgttctgattggctgtgtgtCCAGCTCTGCTTTGATTGGCCGTCTCACCAGCTGTTTCTCCAGGTAGATGGACCAGATGACAGCGTAGTGTCCCAcagtgaggatgaggaagaggaggaagcccAGCTCAGCGTTACTCATCTTCCTCACTCGTCTGTAGTAGAAGACCGGCTGCCGCCAATCAGGAAGTCCATTCACAAGGATGTCATCGTACCTGCACAGGTACAGAGACAGGTAAGGTTTGTATATAGTTGTAGAGGTCTGactctgagctgtgattggctgtgagGTGAACAGGTGAGACTCACTTGCGTCGTCGCTCCTCGTCCTTCAGGACTTCATAAATGGCGAcgagctgaaaacagagagacagtttGAATCTGACTGGATGGCGGCAGCAAGCAGGTGTTGGTCTGGTTTTCTCACCTGTCGGAACTGAGTCTCAGCGTCATCATCTTTGTTCTTGTCAGGATGCAGCGTGAGAGACAGACGGCGGTACGctttctttatctctgctgAGGAAGCATCCTGAGGGAAGATTTACAGACAGCGTAAGTTATTGATGGTGTCATACTGGGTtcactgattaatcaatcagtTTATCATCAGTTAATCGTTCCTGCcgtttttcaaagtaaaagacCGAAATAACAGACACATTGATCGATCAATGACCTAAACAGTTCTGATCACTCATTAACACCGGGTTCAACACCTAATGGTCAGAGACGCACAAAAATTGTGAACTGGTCCTTTAATGTGTGACGTCATACGGTCCTTCCTGTCCAGGTTCAACTGCACCTGTGCTCGTGACACCGCTGTTCCGGTCAAGTGCCGCAGGTGGAggtgaaaagaaacaaacatacGTCAGTCTGACGTTAAACGTGAACGGAGCCGCTCGGACCAAACACAGGTAGAACCTCAGACTCTGAGTTCACCTGTGACCTGTGTCTTTCAGCTGCAACATCAGCACCAGAGGTTATACGTCACACTGAAACAGGTGGAACAATACAGCTGTTAGCATCAGCTAGCTGCTCAGAACTAAATCCGTTTAGCTTAGCCCCGCTGTGTGTGCGCATGGCACttagctgttagcattagcaccCAACTAGCTGCCTCTCCGCGGTTACCATGGAGACAGTTAGCAGTTAGCCGTTAGCACGGACCTGATCCACGGACAGGAACTGGTAGAAGGTCTGCGGAATCTCCTCCACAAGGTCCAGCAGCTCCAGATCCGCCTCCCAGGCGGTCAGAGGGGGGACCGCAGAGACCAGCAGGGTCAGGCAGACCAGCAGGGACCCGCACGGGCCCGCACAGACCCCCATCACCGAGAAACCGTTACAGCGCGAGAAAATACTGGTAACAGGTCCGTGAGCCAGCTCAGAGATCTCCGACCCGGAAGCTTCGTCAGTCACATCCGGGTTACACAGgctgtcaaaataaatgtcCTTTATATGACTCGGTCAGCAGCGACACCTGTAGGAAGAGCGGGAAACTACAGGGACTGAGactgaagagagggagaaagaaaagacttAGAAAAAAACTACTGAAAAACTTATATAAACTTATATAGCGCCAATTTACAACAGAGGTTATctggaggcactgtacatatagagcaggtctagaccaaactctttatctttatctttatctttctAATCTATTAATctatcttataaaatttacagagagagacccaaaagatcccaccatgagcagcactaaaCATTACTACAGGTAAACAATACTGCAGGTAAACTGGTCTACAGGTAAACTGTGACAGTTAACGTCTGTAAAAACCAGTGGTTCACTGTTCACAGTCAGAATCTACTTTCATCATTAAatcaaaacacatcaaagtCCTGAAACATTAAACAACACAATGTTTCTC
The DNA window shown above is from Lates calcarifer isolate ASB-BC8 linkage group LG4, TLL_Latcal_v3, whole genome shotgun sequence and carries:
- the dnajc1 gene encoding dnaJ homolog subfamily C member 1, with amino-acid sequence MGVCAGPCGSLLVCLTLLVSAVPPLTAWEADLELLDLVEEIPQTFYQFLSVDQDASSAEIKKAYRRLSLTLHPDKNKDDDAETQFRQLVAIYEVLKDEERRRKYDDILVNGLPDWRQPVFYYRRVRKMSNAELGFLLFLILTVGHYAVIWSIYLEKQLDELLSKKKKEKKKKVSSRPADELRCIGQERPDRVQDRPHWQDILPLKLSIWLYLSIKNLPQTVQEVKQYYEDYQQMKQQQREEAEAEQEATTREKRPKVKKPKVEFPVYEPSSENLKYQSYDPTSSIEEIEDQMDAWLQDRRAARKKAADWTEEELSLLSRLMVKFPGGTPGRWEKIAHELGRSVSDVTTKVKQVKDNVSHTSGLVKLSELKGPPPPVRSLPVTDSGMTQRVGGACEEEQEAEEEVALSVRRRTRKSLAVVAAADVGEMKVRGRRQRDFDPAVVEEEEAEPQECGEKADPAAWTQNQQKLLELALQQFPRGTAERWDRIAKVVPGKSKEECMIRYKMLAELVQKRKQAKS